From Nitrobacter sp. NHB1, a single genomic window includes:
- a CDS encoding CYTH and CHAD domain-containing protein, which produces MELRLLASRGAFEKVRELPVVIQHTRNCATFRRLESVYYDTPEQLLFRHGMSLRVRRNGRHFVQTIKLPPADGWPLGRRQQDVPVAGIAPDLAKLPVDEIGHPITARIKNTLVPVFTTKVRRHVQRLDFPDASAEIVFDEGTVETGARQDALFEIKLKLKSGNAGVLLDLGAQLLGAVPLQLSACSTAERGYLLAFDLERSATKAKLPDIAADQVIDNVIALLMGSCWHHLLKNREVAQEKTDPEGVHQMRIALRRLRTICTIFQHDIPSPLFQAVSAEAKWVMQQLGRAREWDVFAETATRLAIATPDIDLSGLREAVDRQRQSNYGAVQATLADPRCGRFLFTLGHMIERRSWRDEIDGEALVVLSQPMVSLADKILARLHRKALKHGLHFNRLDAAMQHGLRIDVKKLRYAAEFLSPLYAARAPVKRYVKRLAGLQVALGGVCDIASSRILIDVIRRNDQPALDFAAGVVAGWQARDQLVVEKMLRKRWRRFKAAKTFWNR; this is translated from the coding sequence ATGGAGTTGAGGCTGCTTGCATCGCGAGGAGCCTTCGAAAAGGTGCGCGAGTTGCCTGTCGTTATACAGCATACGCGCAATTGCGCCACGTTCCGTCGGCTCGAATCGGTCTACTACGACACCCCAGAGCAATTGCTGTTTCGGCATGGCATGTCATTGCGCGTGCGGCGCAACGGCCGGCATTTCGTTCAAACGATAAAGCTGCCACCTGCCGACGGCTGGCCGCTGGGACGACGGCAGCAGGACGTGCCGGTTGCCGGCATCGCTCCCGACTTGGCGAAGCTTCCCGTCGACGAAATCGGCCATCCGATAACGGCGCGGATCAAGAATACGCTGGTGCCGGTTTTCACGACGAAGGTTCGCAGGCACGTGCAGCGGCTCGATTTCCCCGATGCGTCGGCGGAAATCGTGTTCGACGAAGGGACGGTCGAAACCGGTGCGCGACAAGATGCTCTATTTGAAATCAAGCTCAAGTTGAAGAGCGGCAATGCAGGTGTTCTGCTCGATCTCGGGGCGCAACTGCTCGGTGCAGTGCCACTGCAATTGAGCGCCTGCAGCACGGCGGAACGGGGCTACCTGCTCGCATTTGATCTCGAGCGGTCAGCGACGAAGGCCAAGCTGCCCGATATTGCCGCGGACCAGGTCATCGACAACGTCATCGCGCTCCTGATGGGATCATGCTGGCATCATCTCTTGAAGAATCGCGAGGTGGCGCAGGAGAAGACGGATCCCGAGGGGGTGCATCAGATGCGCATTGCGCTGCGCCGGTTGCGGACGATCTGTACGATATTTCAGCACGACATTCCGTCGCCTTTATTTCAGGCGGTCAGCGCCGAAGCAAAGTGGGTGATGCAGCAGCTCGGACGAGCGCGGGAATGGGATGTGTTCGCCGAGACCGCCACTCGCCTGGCCATAGCCACACCAGATATCGACCTGAGCGGCTTGCGCGAGGCGGTCGACCGGCAGCGTCAGTCGAACTACGGCGCCGTTCAGGCTACCCTCGCTGATCCCCGTTGCGGCCGTTTTCTGTTCACGCTGGGCCACATGATAGAGCGTCGCAGTTGGCGCGATGAAATCGACGGCGAGGCGCTGGTCGTCCTGTCGCAGCCGATGGTGTCGCTCGCTGACAAGATTTTGGCGCGACTTCATCGCAAGGCGCTCAAGCATGGCCTGCATTTCAATCGCCTCGACGCCGCCATGCAACACGGGCTCAGAATCGACGTCAAGAAACTGCGTTACGCGGCGGAGTTCCTGTCACCGCTTTATGCGGCTCGCGCACCTGTAAAGCGCTATGTGAAGCGCCTGGCCGGGCTTCAGGTCGCGCTCGGTGGCGTATGCGACATCGCCAGTAGCCGCATTCTGATCGATGTAATCCGGCGGAACGATCAACCCGCGCTCGATTTTGCCGCCGGCGTCGTCGCTGGCTGGCAGGCTCGCGACCAGTTGGTGGTGGAGAAAATGCTGCGCAAGAGATGGCGACGGTTCAAGGCGGCAAAGACATTCTGGAATCGGTGA
- a CDS encoding xanthine dehydrogenase family protein molybdopterin-binding subunit, which yields MTTYIGTATSRIDGRDKVTGAARYAGEHGAPDLAHGSVVTSTIAKGRIKRIDTSAAAKVDGVIAVLTHENRPPMADNDKAYKDDVAPEQGSPYRPLYDGEIKFSGQPVALVLAEDFETATFAASLVRVEYDEQPHITDIERQRSNAVPLDAPAKPRGDAAQAFAASDIRHDAEYYVPVEHHNPMELFASTAVWHDGKLTVYDKTQGVQNVQRYLCGVFEAKPDEIRVMSSYMGGGFGSGLRPQYQVVLAVLGARALKRSVRLVLTRQQMYEVGYRPAMIQRIQIGAKPDGTLNAIIHDATTITSQYEDFHRNETTWSGLLYKSETASYAHKLAHLDLPTSCDMRAPSAATGVYALEAAMDELAVALKMDPLELRLKCYSDTDQITGLPFSSKNLRECYSQGAAAFGWNKRNLAPRSMRDGNDLIGWGMATGVWEALQVPITVRITLTANGHAEVACATSDIGTGTYTIMAQVAADMLGLPIDNVTVKLGDSTLPQSPVEGGSWIAASVSNGILTTSNAIRDELLRLAQTMPDSPLKGATADDVTLSEGSIISKKPPRSTIPIADVMRHAGVERIAQEKATQFQNDGKHAHNTHSAIFAEVKVDEQIGVIRVTRLVGAVAAGRILNLKTARSQVMGGMIWGMGMALHEETLIDHRFGRIMNANIAEYHVPVNADVQDVEVIFVDEQDDIVNPMGIKGLGEIGIVGVPAAIANAVHHATGKRVRDLPITLDKLTRDT from the coding sequence ATGACGACCTATATCGGCACAGCGACGTCCCGCATCGACGGGCGCGACAAGGTCACCGGCGCCGCGCGCTACGCCGGCGAGCACGGCGCGCCCGACCTTGCGCATGGCAGCGTGGTCACTTCGACCATCGCCAAAGGCCGGATCAAGCGGATCGATACCAGCGCGGCTGCGAAGGTTGATGGCGTCATCGCCGTCCTCACCCACGAGAACCGGCCGCCGATGGCCGACAACGACAAAGCCTACAAGGACGACGTCGCACCCGAGCAAGGCTCACCCTACCGCCCGCTCTACGACGGCGAGATCAAGTTCAGCGGTCAGCCGGTCGCGCTGGTGCTGGCAGAGGATTTCGAGACAGCAACCTTTGCCGCCTCCCTCGTCCGCGTCGAATATGACGAGCAGCCGCACATCACCGATATCGAACGGCAGCGGAGCAACGCGGTCCCGCTCGATGCGCCGGCCAAACCTCGCGGCGATGCCGCGCAAGCCTTTGCGGCTTCGGATATCCGGCATGATGCCGAATATTATGTGCCGGTCGAGCATCACAATCCAATGGAGTTGTTCGCCTCGACGGCGGTGTGGCACGACGGCAAGCTCACGGTCTACGACAAGACCCAGGGCGTGCAGAACGTTCAGCGCTATCTGTGCGGCGTGTTCGAGGCCAAGCCGGACGAAATCCGTGTGATGTCGTCCTATATGGGCGGCGGTTTCGGTTCGGGCCTTCGCCCGCAATATCAGGTGGTGCTGGCCGTACTCGGCGCTCGCGCGCTCAAACGTTCGGTCCGCCTCGTGCTGACGCGACAGCAGATGTACGAGGTTGGCTATCGGCCCGCAATGATCCAGCGCATTCAGATCGGCGCGAAACCGGATGGCACGCTGAATGCGATCATCCATGACGCCACCACCATTACGTCGCAATATGAGGATTTCCACCGCAACGAGACCACATGGTCCGGCCTGCTCTACAAGAGCGAGACGGCAAGCTACGCGCACAAGCTGGCGCATCTCGATCTTCCGACATCGTGCGACATGCGCGCGCCGAGTGCGGCAACCGGCGTCTATGCGCTGGAGGCGGCGATGGACGAACTAGCGGTCGCACTGAAGATGGACCCGCTCGAATTGCGACTGAAATGCTATTCGGACACCGACCAGATCACCGGCTTGCCCTTCAGCAGCAAGAATCTGCGCGAATGCTACAGCCAAGGCGCGGCGGCGTTCGGCTGGAACAAGCGCAATCTCGCACCACGCTCGATGCGCGACGGTAACGATCTGATCGGCTGGGGCATGGCCACCGGCGTCTGGGAAGCGCTGCAGGTCCCGATCACCGTGCGGATCACGTTGACGGCCAACGGCCACGCCGAAGTCGCGTGCGCGACATCCGATATCGGCACCGGCACCTATACGATCATGGCGCAGGTCGCCGCCGACATGCTCGGCCTGCCGATCGACAACGTCACCGTCAAGCTCGGCGACTCGACGCTGCCGCAATCGCCGGTCGAAGGCGGGTCATGGATTGCCGCGTCGGTCTCAAACGGCATCCTCACCACTAGCAACGCCATCCGCGATGAACTGCTGCGGCTGGCGCAGACAATGCCGGATTCGCCGCTGAAGGGCGCGACGGCTGACGACGTGACACTGTCCGAGGGCAGCATTATCTCCAAAAAGCCGCCGCGCAGCACGATTCCGATTGCGGACGTCATGCGGCACGCCGGCGTCGAACGCATCGCGCAGGAAAAGGCCACGCAGTTCCAGAACGACGGCAAGCACGCTCACAACACCCATTCGGCGATCTTCGCCGAGGTGAAGGTGGACGAGCAAATCGGCGTGATCCGCGTCACTCGCCTCGTCGGCGCGGTCGCCGCGGGACGCATTCTCAACCTCAAGACTGCGCGCAGTCAGGTGATGGGTGGCATGATCTGGGGCATGGGCATGGCGCTGCACGAGGAAACGCTCATCGACCACCGCTTCGGCCGGATCATGAATGCCAATATCGCCGAGTATCATGTGCCGGTGAATGCCGACGTCCAGGACGTCGAGGTGATTTTCGTCGACGAGCAGGACGACATCGTCAACCCGATGGGCATCAAGGGGTTGGGCGAGATCGGCATCGTCGGCGTTCCTGCGGCAATTGCCAATGCGGTCCATCATGCCACAGGCAAACGGGTGCGGGATCTCCCTATCACTCTCGACAAGTTAACACGGGACACCTAG
- a CDS encoding GNAT family N-acetyltransferase, with amino-acid sequence MEQHSPASDSLSVAPISRDELRTCEAWRIAFAGRRKDHRYYEIIADTIGDHFEYGYFAIRDASGRVLAVQPYFLLDQDVLEGIKLDRSPLVARIRRRYPRFLKLRTLMLGCTAGEGHLATSAHLSAAVVAGTLALGIVAQARALGAQMIVLKEFPRGDRRDLACFEREGFGRAPSMPMTTLDIDYDSFDDYMQKALSANTRRNLRKKFRAAEGSDLEMTVTDNAASFIDELYPLYLQTYERSNFHFEKLTRDYFRRLGCEMSDKTRFFIWYRGNTLMAFALCMVEGDDIFAEYIGLDYDFALDLHLYHYISRDVIRWAMAHGYKRFRSSGLNYDPKLHLCHRLDPIDLYVRHVSPIANWIMRLALPWIVPVRYDATLRKFTDYRQMW; translated from the coding sequence ATGGAACAGCACAGTCCGGCCTCTGATTCTCTTTCGGTCGCGCCGATCAGCCGCGACGAATTGCGAACTTGCGAGGCGTGGCGGATTGCCTTCGCCGGCCGGCGCAAGGATCACCGCTATTACGAGATCATTGCGGACACGATCGGCGATCACTTCGAGTACGGCTATTTCGCAATCCGCGATGCGTCAGGACGGGTGCTGGCGGTGCAGCCATATTTTTTACTCGACCAGGACGTGCTGGAAGGCATCAAGCTTGATCGGTCGCCACTCGTCGCGCGCATCCGCCGCCGCTATCCACGTTTCCTGAAACTGCGTACGCTGATGCTCGGCTGCACGGCAGGCGAAGGGCATCTCGCGACCAGCGCGCATCTTTCGGCCGCGGTCGTCGCTGGGACATTGGCGCTAGGTATCGTTGCCCAGGCGCGTGCGTTGGGTGCACAGATGATTGTGCTCAAGGAATTTCCACGCGGCGATCGCCGCGATCTTGCGTGTTTCGAGCGCGAAGGGTTCGGTCGTGCGCCGAGCATGCCGATGACTACGCTCGACATCGACTACGACAGTTTCGACGACTACATGCAGAAGGCATTAAGCGCGAACACACGCCGTAATCTGCGCAAGAAATTCCGTGCCGCCGAAGGTTCCGATCTTGAAATGACGGTAACCGATAATGCGGCGAGCTTCATCGACGAGCTTTATCCGCTTTATTTGCAGACCTACGAGCGCTCCAACTTTCATTTCGAGAAACTGACCAGGGACTACTTCCGCCGTCTCGGATGCGAGATGAGTGACAAGACCCGCTTCTTCATCTGGTATCGCGGCAATACCCTGATGGCGTTCGCTCTGTGCATGGTGGAGGGCGACGATATCTTTGCCGAGTATATCGGCCTCGATTACGACTTCGCGCTCGACCTCCATCTCTATCACTACATTTCACGCGACGTGATCCGCTGGGCGATGGCCCATGGCTACAAGCGCTTCCGTAGCAGCGGACTGAATTACGATCCCAAGCTGCACCTGTGCCATCGGCTCGACCCGATCGATCTTTATGTGCGGCACGTCTCGCCGATCGCCAACTGGATCATGCGGCTGGCGTTGCCATGGATCGTCCCGGTGCGCTACGACGCGACGCTGCGGAAATTTACCGACTATCGTCAGATGTGGTGA
- a CDS encoding Hsp70 family protein, translating to MSICGLDFGTSNSTLGTIADREPVLTALEADQTTIPSAIFYETGGAVSIGRRAIEAYVEGVPGRLMRSLKSVLGTALIDETTRLGRQRTSFRDVIAYYVGAVKRRAEQAIGCELRHVVHGRPVHFVDDAPDADRKAERILRDIAREVGFDQVSFQFEPIAASLDYERQISAEEIALIADIGGGTSDFSIVRLGPKRHGKVDRSGDILANDGIRIGGTDFDRQLSLGVIMPLLGFGSAMKRPGLEVPSSYFHDLATWSNINRMYEPRMVSDIRRVRREADEPALLDRLLRVVAEQRGHTLAMEVEEAKIVLSGLPRAKIQLEWVAAGLSAAVSRPDLVNHTKQLAGCIGARVKICLTQANLTASRVDAVFLTGGSVRLAHVRNAITKALPSARIVEGDTFGAVGKGLTLEALHRYGPEK from the coding sequence ATGTCAATTTGCGGACTTGATTTCGGGACATCAAATTCCACGCTTGGCACCATTGCCGACCGTGAGCCGGTTCTGACGGCACTGGAGGCCGATCAGACCACGATTCCCAGCGCGATTTTCTATGAAACCGGCGGCGCTGTCTCGATTGGACGCAGGGCGATCGAGGCCTATGTCGAGGGGGTGCCGGGCCGCCTGATGCGCAGCCTTAAATCTGTGCTTGGCACCGCGCTGATCGACGAAACCACACGACTTGGGCGCCAGCGGACCAGCTTTCGCGACGTGATCGCTTATTACGTGGGTGCAGTGAAACGGCGCGCTGAGCAAGCCATCGGTTGCGAACTGCGACACGTTGTGCACGGCAGACCGGTTCATTTCGTCGACGACGCTCCGGATGCCGACCGCAAAGCCGAGCGGATATTGCGCGATATCGCTCGCGAGGTTGGCTTCGATCAGGTTTCCTTCCAGTTCGAGCCGATTGCTGCGTCGCTCGACTACGAGCGGCAGATATCGGCTGAAGAAATCGCATTGATTGCCGATATCGGCGGCGGAACATCTGACTTCTCGATTGTGCGCCTCGGGCCGAAACGTCACGGCAAGGTAGATCGTTCGGGGGATATTCTCGCTAATGATGGCATACGCATTGGCGGCACAGACTTCGACCGCCAACTCAGTCTCGGCGTCATCATGCCGTTGTTAGGCTTTGGCAGTGCCATGAAGCGCCCCGGACTGGAGGTGCCTTCGAGTTATTTCCACGACCTGGCAACCTGGTCGAATATCAATCGGATGTACGAGCCGCGAATGGTGTCGGATATTCGTCGGGTTCGCCGCGAGGCCGATGAGCCGGCCTTGCTCGATCGGCTACTGCGCGTCGTCGCGGAGCAGCGCGGTCATACGTTGGCGATGGAGGTGGAAGAAGCCAAGATTGTTCTGTCCGGTCTGCCTCGCGCAAAAATCCAGTTGGAGTGGGTCGCAGCAGGCCTCAGCGCTGCCGTCAGTCGACCGGATCTCGTGAATCATACGAAACAATTAGCCGGTTGTATCGGCGCCCGCGTCAAGATCTGCCTCACGCAAGCGAACTTGACAGCGAGCCGCGTCGATGCCGTGTTCCTGACCGGCGGGTCGGTGAGGCTGGCCCATGTCCGCAACGCAATCACAAAGGCGCTCCCCTCAGCCCGTATCGTCGAAGGCGACACCTTCGGCGCAGTCGGCAAGGGCCTCACCCTTGAGGCCCTCCACCGATATGGGCCGGAGAAATAA
- a CDS encoding Tex family protein, with the protein MANINRRIAEELGVREQQVEATVALLDGGATVPFVARYRKEITGSLDDAQLRTLEERLNYLRELEDRRATILNSVREQGKLDATLEAAILAADSKGRLEDIYLPFKPKRRTKAEIAKERGLEPLAHLLLAEPQNDPKTVAEPFVNAEKSIADVAAALDGARAILVEHFAEDADLIGALREQMWSNGLMSSTVRSGKKTEGEKFKDYFDFSEPLTKLPSHRILAMFRGEKEDILDLQMLPEPVAATPAPVSPCELKIMRRFAISDRGRAGDKWLIETVRWAWRTKIQVHLNVDLRMRLWNAAEQEAVRVFASNLRDLLLAAPAGARVTMGLDPGFRTGVKVAVVDATGKVVATTAVYPHEPQRQWDAALATLGKLAVQHRVDLIAIGNGTASRETDRLAMDLVKLLPDMKMSKIVVSEAGASVYSASAFASEELPELDVTLRGAVSIARRLQDPLAELVKIDPKAIGVGQYQHDLGESKLARSLDAVVEDCVNAVGVDANTASAPLLARVSGIGVGLAQTIVKHRDDNGPFKTRKGLKQVPRLGPKAFEQCAGFLRITGGDDPLDASGVHPEAYPVVRKILAATRSDIKALIGNADILRQVKPQNFVDDTFGLPTVVDILRELEKPGRDPRPAFKAAVFKEGIETLKDVKPGMVLEGAVTNVAAFGAFVDIGVHQDGLIHISAMSKSFIKDPREVVKSGDVVKVKVLEVDVARKRIALTLRLDDELGGKSERAAQGLPRDKTRPMTSTPGKPHQQSGGGALAEALRRATEKSGSGKAKS; encoded by the coding sequence GTGGCAAACATCAATCGACGGATCGCGGAAGAACTCGGCGTTCGCGAGCAGCAAGTCGAAGCGACGGTCGCGTTGCTCGATGGTGGCGCGACTGTTCCTTTCGTCGCCCGTTACCGCAAGGAAATCACGGGTTCGCTGGATGACGCTCAATTGCGGACGCTGGAAGAGCGTTTGAATTATTTGCGCGAACTCGAAGACCGTCGTGCCACGATTCTCAATTCGGTTCGCGAACAGGGCAAGCTCGACGCCACACTGGAAGCGGCGATCCTCGCTGCCGACAGCAAGGGGCGCCTGGAGGACATTTACCTTCCGTTCAAGCCGAAGCGACGTACCAAGGCCGAGATCGCCAAAGAGCGCGGGCTGGAGCCGCTGGCTCACTTGCTGCTGGCCGAACCGCAGAACGATCCAAAGACGGTAGCAGAGCCGTTCGTCAACGCCGAAAAGTCGATCGCCGATGTTGCGGCTGCGCTCGACGGCGCCCGCGCCATTCTGGTGGAACATTTCGCGGAAGATGCCGACTTGATTGGCGCGCTGCGAGAACAGATGTGGTCGAACGGTCTGATGTCGTCCACCGTGCGGAGCGGCAAGAAGACCGAGGGCGAAAAGTTCAAGGACTATTTCGATTTTAGCGAGCCGCTCACCAAGTTGCCGTCGCATCGCATCCTCGCAATGTTTCGCGGTGAGAAAGAGGATATCCTCGACCTTCAAATGTTGCCCGAACCGGTTGCCGCTACACCGGCTCCGGTCAGCCCCTGCGAATTGAAGATCATGCGGCGTTTCGCGATTTCCGATCGTGGCCGGGCCGGCGACAAATGGCTGATAGAAACGGTGCGCTGGGCCTGGCGAACCAAGATTCAGGTTCATCTCAATGTTGATTTGCGGATGCGGCTGTGGAACGCGGCCGAGCAGGAGGCGGTACGCGTGTTCGCGTCGAATCTGCGCGACCTCTTGCTGGCGGCGCCGGCGGGCGCCCGCGTGACCATGGGTCTCGATCCGGGATTCCGCACCGGCGTCAAGGTCGCTGTTGTCGATGCGACCGGCAAGGTGGTGGCGACCACAGCCGTCTATCCGCACGAACCTCAGCGGCAATGGGATGCGGCGCTCGCCACGCTCGGCAAGCTCGCCGTTCAACATCGCGTCGACTTGATCGCGATCGGCAACGGCACGGCGTCGCGCGAGACCGACAGGCTCGCCATGGATCTGGTGAAACTCCTGCCCGATATGAAGATGTCGAAGATCGTGGTGTCGGAAGCCGGCGCTTCGGTGTATTCGGCGTCGGCTTTTGCGTCCGAGGAACTGCCAGAACTCGACGTCACGCTGCGCGGCGCGGTATCGATTGCTCGACGGCTACAAGACCCATTGGCCGAACTGGTCAAGATCGATCCGAAGGCGATTGGCGTGGGACAATATCAGCACGACCTTGGCGAGAGTAAGCTGGCTCGCTCCCTCGATGCGGTAGTTGAGGATTGTGTTAACGCGGTCGGAGTCGATGCCAACACGGCGTCTGCGCCGCTGCTCGCACGCGTATCGGGAATCGGCGTGGGGCTGGCGCAAACCATTGTCAAACACCGCGACGACAATGGGCCGTTCAAGACACGGAAGGGGCTGAAGCAGGTGCCTCGGCTAGGGCCAAAAGCGTTCGAGCAATGCGCGGGCTTCCTGCGGATCACTGGCGGCGACGATCCGCTCGATGCCTCGGGAGTCCACCCGGAAGCTTACCCCGTCGTGCGCAAAATTCTTGCTGCAACCAGGAGCGACATCAAGGCGCTGATCGGAAACGCGGATATCCTGCGTCAGGTCAAACCGCAGAACTTCGTTGATGACACCTTCGGTTTGCCGACCGTGGTCGACATTCTGCGCGAGCTGGAAAAACCCGGTCGCGATCCGCGGCCAGCCTTCAAGGCTGCGGTGTTCAAAGAGGGAATCGAGACACTCAAGGATGTTAAACCCGGTATGGTCCTCGAGGGTGCGGTAACCAATGTGGCGGCGTTCGGCGCCTTCGTCGATATCGGTGTCCATCAAGATGGCCTGATACACATTTCGGCGATGTCGAAGTCCTTTATCAAAGACCCGCGCGAGGTCGTAAAGTCAGGTGACGTCGTCAAGGTGAAGGTGCTGGAGGTGGATGTCGCCCGCAAGCGGATCGCATTGACGCTCCGTCTCGATGACGAACTCGGCGGCAAGAGCGAGCGTGCGGCGCAAGGCCTCCCACGAGACAAAACTCGCCCGATGACATCGACGCCGGGCAAGCCGCATCAGCAGTCCGGCGGCGGAGCGCTTGCTGAAGCCCTGCGGCGCGCCACCGAGAAGAGCGGGAGCGGTAAGGCTAAGTCCTAG
- a CDS encoding FAD binding domain-containing protein yields the protein MNNFQYSRATDVADALNQIAADASAKFIAGGTNLVDLMKYDVEHPSRLIDISHLPLAKVEETTGGGLRIGALVPNSDLAWHPLVMERYPLLSSAILAGASGQLRNMASTGGNLLQRTRCFYFYDVATPCNKREPGSGCSAKDGINRINAILGTSDACIATHPSDMCVALAALDAKVHIAGPNGERIIAMADFHRLPGDTPQRDTNLDPKEIITAIELPAQGFNKHYTYLKIRDRLSYAFALVSVAAALKMDNGTIRDARLALGGVAHKPWRNPEAEAALNGQPVTPDTFARAADVVLREAKGFGHNTFKIDLARRVIVRALTQAANGTPQSQSDKTIA from the coding sequence ATGAACAATTTCCAGTACTCGCGCGCAACCGATGTTGCTGACGCCCTAAACCAGATTGCGGCTGATGCCTCGGCAAAGTTCATTGCTGGCGGCACCAATCTCGTCGACCTGATGAAATACGACGTCGAACACCCCAGCCGCCTGATCGACATTTCGCACCTTCCGCTGGCCAAGGTCGAGGAAACGACCGGCGGCGGCCTGCGCATCGGCGCGCTGGTGCCGAATTCCGACCTCGCCTGGCATCCGCTGGTGATGGAACGCTATCCGCTGCTGTCGAGTGCCATCCTCGCCGGCGCCTCGGGCCAACTGCGCAACATGGCGTCCACCGGCGGCAACCTGCTGCAACGGACCCGGTGCTTCTATTTCTATGATGTCGCGACGCCATGCAACAAGCGCGAGCCCGGTTCCGGCTGTTCGGCGAAAGACGGCATCAACCGGATCAACGCCATCCTCGGCACCAGCGATGCCTGCATCGCCACCCATCCCTCCGACATGTGCGTCGCGCTGGCGGCGCTCGATGCCAAGGTGCATATCGCCGGCCCCAACGGTGAGCGCATCATTGCCATGGCGGATTTCCATCGCCTGCCCGGCGATACGCCGCAGCGTGATACCAATCTCGATCCGAAAGAAATCATCACGGCCATCGAACTGCCGGCGCAAGGCTTCAACAAGCACTACACCTATCTGAAGATCCGGGATCGCCTATCCTATGCCTTCGCGCTGGTCTCAGTCGCGGCGGCGCTCAAGATGGATAACGGCACGATTCGCGACGCGCGGCTGGCGCTCGGCGGCGTGGCCCACAAACCGTGGCGCAATCCGGAAGCCGAAGCAGCCTTGAACGGACAGCCCGTCACTCCCGACACCTTCGCTCGCGCGGCTGATGTCGTTCTGCGCGAGGCCAAGGGATTCGGCCACAACACCTTCAAGATCGACCTCGCTCGGCGCGTCATCGTCCGCGCGCTGACGCAAGCCGCCAACGGCACGCCGCAATCGCAATCGGACAAGACAATCGCATGA
- a CDS encoding DUF2946 family protein, whose protein sequence is MRRAFSKFLPVILFALWAQILAPIVPYLLTAAAADPFHSEICSSHPSSDQRDLPTQAPIHDCCYALCLVHAGIGQALLGDQPIHSLKVEREPQRVVWLDRASDLLLHRLHSPVQARAPPAS, encoded by the coding sequence ATGCGGCGGGCATTTAGCAAGTTTCTACCTGTTATATTGTTCGCGCTGTGGGCGCAAATCCTTGCGCCCATCGTGCCGTATTTGCTGACGGCTGCCGCGGCCGACCCGTTTCACTCGGAAATATGCTCCAGTCATCCGTCATCGGACCAGCGCGATCTACCGACTCAAGCACCTATCCATGATTGCTGCTATGCACTATGCTTGGTCCATGCGGGCATCGGACAGGCGCTGCTCGGCGACCAGCCGATCCATTCTCTTAAGGTTGAGCGTGAGCCACAGCGCGTCGTTTGGCTCGATCGTGCTTCGGACCTCTTACTGCACAGGTTGCATAGTCCTGTGCAGGCGCGCGCCCCGCCTGCGTCCTGA
- a CDS encoding (2Fe-2S)-binding protein: protein MARSNTAPAIVSLPGLISIELTVNGTKVKLDIAPWTTLLDALRDRLGLTGTKKGCDHGQCGACTVLVDGRRINSCLTLAVMKDGADVTTIEGLATDGVLHPVQQAFIDHDALQCGYCTPGQICSAVGLIAEDKAKTPDDIREMMSGNICRCAAYPNIVAAIEQAMNAS, encoded by the coding sequence ATGGCCCGGTCAAACACCGCTCCGGCAATCGTTTCGCTTCCCGGCCTGATAAGCATTGAACTGACCGTCAACGGCACCAAGGTAAAGCTCGATATTGCTCCCTGGACAACGTTGCTCGATGCATTGCGCGATCGCCTTGGCCTCACGGGCACCAAGAAAGGCTGCGACCATGGCCAATGCGGTGCCTGTACGGTGCTGGTGGACGGCCGACGGATCAATTCCTGCCTAACGCTTGCGGTGATGAAGGACGGCGCCGATGTGACCACCATCGAGGGTCTTGCGACCGATGGCGTCCTCCATCCCGTGCAGCAGGCCTTCATCGATCACGATGCGCTCCAGTGCGGTTATTGTACGCCGGGCCAAATTTGCTCCGCGGTCGGCCTGATCGCCGAAGACAAGGCGAAGACACCCGACGACATTCGCGAGATGATGAGCGGAAACATCTGCCGCTGTGCGGCCTATCCGAACATCGTCGCTGCAATTGAGCAGGCCATGAATGCGTCATGA